One genomic window of Roseobacter ponti includes the following:
- a CDS encoding Gfo/Idh/MocA family protein — translation MIRVAILGAGIGREHLLAYRRLPEKYQVLTVVDQNTARAEELRQNDTFAVAEDVMAALNDPDIDLVDICLPPHLHVPVCLNALEAGKHVICEKPLATSLEGAHLIAQAAKTSGKKVFPVFQYRWGPAFNQLRRLIAEDLAGKPQVASVETHWSRGADYYAVPWRGTWAGEQGGAVLGHAIHNHDLLTHFMGPVSRVAAMMTTRVNDIETEDCATISFEMQNGALASSSITLGAATNESRIRLVFEHLTATSGSEPYAPGTGTWIFTARDPAKQEAVDRIVSTTPVAPVGFEGFLTGVAQALRGVNGAAVTLAEGIASIELVTAMYSADRTATYVNLPLPDTHPMFKGWQP, via the coding sequence ATGATCCGGGTGGCCATCCTTGGCGCAGGCATCGGGCGCGAGCACCTGCTGGCCTACCGGCGATTGCCTGAAAAGTACCAGGTCCTGACGGTCGTTGATCAGAACACAGCACGCGCCGAAGAACTCCGCCAGAACGATACCTTTGCCGTGGCGGAGGATGTTATGGCCGCGCTGAATGATCCTGATATTGACCTCGTCGACATCTGCCTGCCCCCGCATCTGCATGTGCCGGTCTGTCTGAACGCGCTGGAGGCCGGCAAACACGTGATTTGCGAAAAACCTCTGGCCACATCTCTTGAGGGCGCGCACCTCATTGCCCAGGCTGCAAAGACTAGTGGAAAAAAGGTTTTTCCAGTCTTCCAGTACCGCTGGGGCCCGGCTTTCAATCAGTTGCGACGGTTGATTGCAGAAGATCTTGCCGGAAAACCACAGGTCGCGTCGGTCGAAACCCACTGGTCCCGGGGCGCGGATTATTACGCCGTGCCATGGCGTGGCACCTGGGCCGGCGAACAGGGCGGCGCCGTGCTCGGCCATGCTATTCACAACCATGATCTGCTCACACATTTCATGGGCCCGGTTTCGCGTGTCGCTGCAATGATGACCACGCGCGTCAACGATATCGAGACAGAAGACTGTGCCACGATCAGCTTCGAGATGCAGAACGGTGCTCTCGCGTCGAGCAGTATAACCCTCGGCGCCGCCACCAATGAAAGCCGGATCAGACTGGTGTTTGAGCACCTGACTGCGACATCGGGCTCTGAGCCCTACGCGCCCGGGACGGGCACATGGATCTTCACAGCGCGGGACCCGGCAAAACAGGAGGCCGTTGACAGGATCGTGTCGACAACACCTGTGGCACCGGTCGGGTTTGAGGGATTTCTGACCGGGGTCGCGCAGGCGTTGCGGGGAGTGAACGGCGCCGCAGTCACCCTCGCGGAAGGGATCGCATCGATTGAGCTTGTAACTGCAATGTACAGCGCTGACCGTACGGCAACGTATGTAAATTTACCCCTGCCGGACACACACCCTATGTTCAAAGGATGGCAACCATGA